A stretch of DNA from Sphingomonas sp. SORGH_AS_0879:
CTTCGTCGATCGTCAGTCCATGCCTCCGCCCGCCAGGGGCCACCAGATCGGCCGCGCTGCGGGCGTCCAGCATCAGCACGCTCCCGTCCGGCAGGTCGAACCGGCGGCGCTGCCCGGTCGAGGTGCGATATTGCGCGAAGAGGTCCACCAGCGGGGTCACGCGATCGGCGAGCAACAACGCCAGCACGGATGCCGCCACCGCGCCGCCCCCCTTCCGCAGCGCGGCGCGGCGGGAGATCGCGTGACGGTCGATCGAGGCGGCAAGCGCGGCGCCACTGACGCTGGTCGACACGGAATGGAATGGCGCCAGGGCACCGTTGAGGCGGTCCCAGGCGCAACGATGCGTGACATCGTGGGCCAGCCACGCGTCGAATTCGGCGCGTTCGGCGGGTGTCAGCGCATCCTCGCGCACGGCCATCATCCAGCCGATCGCTTCGTTCACGACGTGCGGCGATGGCGTCACCGGCATGGCCCTATTCGTCATCCTGAAATTCATGATAACAGCGTTGCATCACCGCGGCGATGTGCTTGCGCGTCATGCTGACCGAAATGCCCAGCCGTTCCGCGATCTCCGCATGGCGAAGCCCATCGATCTGGCTGAGCAGAAAGGCCGTCCGCGCCTTGGCGGACACTGGTCGCAGGACGCGCTCGATCCGCCGGAGCGCCTCGAGGATGATGAGGCGGTCCTCCGCCGACGGTTCGAGCGCGGGCGGCAGATGGGCGACGGCGGCGGCATATTGAAGCCGGACGATGTCCTTGGCGCGGAGGTCGGACATCAGACGCCGCGCGATCACGGTCATGACCGCCCGCGGCTCCACGATCGTCTGACGCGCGGCGATCGTGATCAGCCGCAGCATCGTCTCGGCCGCGATATCCTCGGCCAGATGCGCATGGGTCATTTGCGGGCGAAGCCACCGGCGCAACCAGTCGTGATGCAGGCGGAAGATGCCATCCAGCGCGACGGAAGGCTCGGCCGCCGACATTAGAGGCGATCCCCCCGGAGGCACGGAAGCCCCAGCATGTTCGAGATATCCGACACGATTGCCCCCCATCCACCGCATGGTCCGCCGCCAGACATATCCTCTCGAATCACTTGTTTCGGAGGAGTGTATGCGCCCGCCGCTCCATGTCGAGGGGGCGTTTTCAACGGGCGGTGCTGATCGAGAATTCGATCGGCACGGTCAGCGCCAGATCCTGGTCGCCGATCGACGCCGGAGGCGGCGGCAGACGGACGCGATGCAGCAGGTCCAGCGTTTCCTCTTCCAGATCGACGAACGGGCTGCGACCGACGATCCGCACGTCGCGCACCTTGCCCGCGCGACTGACGGTGAAGCGGACGACGATGGTTGCTTCCTCATGGGCGAAGCGCGCCGACGCCGGATAGCGTTTGGCCGCCTCCAGACGCGCCAGGACCATCGACTCCCAGTTCGGCTTGGCGTTGGCGTCGCTGTTGATGGCGCTGGCGGTCCGATCGCGATCGGCCTGTTTGACGGCGGCCGCCTGAACCGGAACGTCGGGCGCGGCAGGAGCGGCGGGCGGTGGTGGCTTCGACACCGCCGGCGGGGGCAGCGTGACATCGTCATGCGCCAGCGCGGTGGGCAGCTTCAGCTTGTCCAGCGGTGAGGGCGGCGTCGGCGGCGCTGGGGTGGGCTGCGGCTGGTCGGGTTGCCGTTGCGGCCGCGGCGGTTGCGGTGCGGGCGATGGCGGCAGCGGCACCAGTTCCACAGCCAGGCTGGGCGGTGCCGCTATGACCTGGAGAGGCTGGCCGAATTTCAGCGCCAGGCCCAGGATGATGCCGCCGTGGAGCGCCGCTGCGACCAGCAAGCCGGGCGCAAGCCTGCGCCATTCCGATGGTGATCCCGGATCGCCCATCCCTACCGCTCTCGCGCGGCCAGGGCGACGCGGGTGTAGCCCACCGCGCGAAGATCGTCGAAAATGTCCATCAGCGCCTGATAGGTCTGGGTCTTGTCGGCGGCCAGCAACAGGCGATCATCGGCGCGGGCACCGGCGGCGGCCAGCGCGCGGCCGAGTTCGCGGCGAGACGTGGGGCGATCATTGACCGACAGCGTTCCGCGTGCGTCGATCGATACGACCACCGGGCGCGTCGCGGGCGGTGTCGCCTTCGCGTTCGATCCCGGCAGGTCCACAGACTGCGACACGTTGGACGCCTGTGCCGCGACCATGAAGATGATGAGCAGGACGAGGATCACGTCGATGAACGGCGTCAGGTTCAGGTCGGCGCATTCCTCCAGATCGTCGCCGAGCTTGTTCGATATCGCCATGGCTCAGGCGCTCCGCGCTTGTGGGATGAAGGCGGCTTGCTGCCGTCCCGCCGCCAGCGCCATATCCTCGATCTCACGCCCGGCAAGCCCGGCGACCAGCGTCGCGGTCATCTCCAGTGCGCCGCGATAGACGGCCAGGCGGCGAACCAGGTAGT
This window harbors:
- a CDS encoding energy transducer TonB; translation: MLVAAALHGGIILGLALKFGQPLQVIAAPPSLAVELVPLPPSPAPQPPRPQRQPDQPQPTPAPPTPPSPLDKLKLPTALAHDDVTLPPPAVSKPPPPAAPAAPDVPVQAAAVKQADRDRTASAINSDANAKPNWESMVLARLEAAKRYPASARFAHEEATIVVRFTVSRAGKVRDVRIVGRSPFVDLEEETLDLLHRVRLPPPPASIGDQDLALTVPIEFSISTAR
- a CDS encoding biopolymer transporter ExbD; protein product: MAISNKLGDDLEECADLNLTPFIDVILVLLIIFMVAAQASNVSQSVDLPGSNAKATPPATRPVVVSIDARGTLSVNDRPTSRRELGRALAAAGARADDRLLLAADKTQTYQALMDIFDDLRAVGYTRVALAARER
- a CDS encoding sigma-70 family RNA polymerase sigma factor; translated protein: MSAAEPSVALDGIFRLHHDWLRRWLRPQMTHAHLAEDIAAETMLRLITIAARQTIVEPRAVMTVIARRLMSDLRAKDIVRLQYAAAVAHLPPALEPSAEDRLIILEALRRIERVLRPVSAKARTAFLLSQIDGLRHAEIAERLGISVSMTRKHIAAVMQRCYHEFQDDE